Proteins encoded by one window of Micromonospora coxensis:
- a CDS encoding HAAS signaling domain-containing protein yields the protein MTVTGQEIADYVGRVRAALADLPPAVRDELTEDLPEHLAEVAAEGDGSLVQRLGEPEAYAAELRSAAGAAEPAAGRRRLEQRVGAVAHRVRGRLARFDTRLGPLLGYASASEFLRLLRPAWWVLRGYLVAMLLSVMSSDGPIGLLPRVGSNEFVGLVLLGGAVLASVWLGRNTGTLRRWPRRLMHAGTLVLVVFGLATLLDVDQDARSHYPYGYDSISVQNPYEQVQDVFVYDSEGRLVENARLFDQTGTPIRLGWPSCADPSLPDVNPVQRGYPYCPEQAPFRPRPPAAVPAPPGTAPTTVAPAPPGAAPTETAPATPAPAPTPAVPTPGGSASASVGAVPTSVPPVPEPTR from the coding sequence ATGACCGTCACTGGGCAGGAGATAGCGGACTACGTCGGGCGGGTGCGGGCCGCGTTGGCCGACCTGCCGCCCGCGGTGCGCGACGAGTTGACCGAGGACCTGCCGGAGCACCTCGCCGAGGTCGCCGCCGAGGGCGACGGCTCGTTGGTGCAGCGCCTCGGCGAGCCGGAGGCGTACGCCGCCGAACTGCGGTCCGCCGCCGGCGCGGCCGAGCCCGCCGCCGGTCGCCGCCGGCTGGAACAGCGGGTCGGCGCCGTCGCGCACCGGGTCCGCGGCCGGCTCGCCCGCTTCGACACCCGGCTGGGCCCGCTGCTCGGGTACGCCTCGGCGAGCGAGTTCCTGCGGCTGCTCCGTCCGGCCTGGTGGGTGCTGCGCGGCTATCTGGTCGCCATGCTGCTCAGCGTGATGAGTTCGGACGGCCCGATCGGCCTGCTGCCCCGGGTCGGCTCCAACGAGTTCGTCGGCCTCGTGCTGCTGGGCGGCGCCGTGCTCGCCTCGGTGTGGCTCGGCCGCAACACCGGCACGCTGCGGCGCTGGCCGCGCCGGCTGATGCACGCCGGCACCCTGGTGCTGGTGGTCTTCGGCCTGGCCACCCTGCTCGACGTCGACCAGGACGCCCGCTCGCACTATCCCTACGGCTACGACTCCATCTCCGTGCAGAACCCGTACGAGCAGGTGCAGGACGTCTTCGTCTACGACAGCGAGGGCCGGCTGGTGGAGAACGCGCGGCTGTTCGACCAGACCGGCACCCCGATCCGGCTCGGCTGGCCGAGCTGCGCCGACCCGTCGCTGCCGGACGTCAACCCGGTGCAGCGCGGCTACCCGTACTGCCCCGAGCAGGCGCCGTTCCGGCCTCGTCCGCCGGCCGCCGTTCCGGCCCCGCCCGGTACGGCGCCGACGACGGTGGCCCCGGCCCCGCCCGGTGCGGCGCCGACGGAGACGGCGCCGGCCACCCCGGCGCCCGCCCCGACCCCCGCCGTGCCGACCCCCGGCGGCAGCGCGAGCGCCTCCGTCGGCGCGGTGCCGACGTCCGTGCCGCCCGTCCCCGAGCCGACCCGGTGA
- a CDS encoding PadR family transcriptional regulator has translation MDTTQLLKGVLDLAVLAVLRDEDGYGYDILRRLREAGLEEVGDASVYGTLRRLFAAGLLTTYVVPSESGPHRKYYALNAAGRDQLTRSGKTWRSFATTMDRLLDDRGMAA, from the coding sequence GTGGATACCACACAACTACTGAAGGGTGTCCTGGACCTGGCCGTCCTCGCCGTGCTGCGCGACGAGGACGGCTACGGCTACGACATCCTGCGCCGGCTGCGCGAGGCCGGGTTGGAGGAGGTCGGCGACGCCTCCGTCTACGGCACCCTGCGCCGGCTCTTCGCCGCCGGCCTGCTGACCACGTACGTGGTGCCGAGCGAGTCCGGCCCGCACCGCAAGTACTACGCGCTCAACGCCGCCGGCCGGGACCAGCTCACCCGCTCCGGCAAGACCTGGCGCTCGTTCGCCACCACGATGGACAGGCTGCTCGACGATCGGGGGATGGCGGCATGA
- a CDS encoding LppU/SCO3897 family protein — MSEQVAPPAGSPAGPPAGEPAAQVTHPGPEPSPGGTPVHTDDPAESDDLRPDADRTAPEPDGPEGPDDDPAEEGAAGTVRPVLAVAKLLTVVAAVVGVLVVAGLKFGAGAALADLLRPDPVADAKSGDCLTELPQVSGTEERTVRDVAVVDCGSADAAYTVAGRVDDQTQEQARSGRACEQFVRPDEDGYVFYNIAPGERGYLLCLTRRT, encoded by the coding sequence TTGTCCGAGCAGGTCGCACCGCCCGCCGGCTCCCCGGCAGGACCACCGGCCGGGGAGCCGGCAGCCCAGGTCACGCACCCCGGGCCGGAGCCGTCCCCGGGCGGCACACCGGTGCACACCGACGACCCGGCGGAGTCGGACGACCTGCGACCGGACGCCGACCGCACGGCCCCGGAGCCGGACGGGCCGGAAGGACCGGACGACGACCCGGCGGAGGAGGGGGCCGCCGGGACGGTGCGGCCGGTGCTGGCCGTGGCGAAGCTGCTCACCGTCGTCGCCGCGGTGGTCGGGGTGCTGGTCGTCGCCGGGCTGAAGTTCGGCGCCGGCGCGGCGCTGGCCGACCTGCTCCGCCCCGACCCGGTGGCCGACGCGAAGTCCGGCGACTGCCTCACCGAGCTGCCGCAGGTCAGCGGCACGGAGGAGCGGACGGTCCGGGATGTCGCGGTGGTCGACTGCGGCTCCGCCGACGCGGCGTACACGGTGGCCGGGCGGGTGGACGACCAGACCCAGGAGCAGGCGCGCTCCGGCCGGGCCTGCGAGCAGTTCGTGCGGCCCGACGAGGACGGCTACGTCTTCTACAACATCGCCCCGGGCGAGAGG